Proteins encoded within one genomic window of Halomonas sp. YLGW01:
- a CDS encoding SDR family NAD(P)-dependent oxidoreductase: MTDIAFITGATSGFGRAAARRFAKAGWGLVLTGRRQERLEALKEELAPLVPVHIMALDVRDAEAVAASVESLPAEFRPVKALLNNAGLALAPTPAQQSALADWQTMIDTNVTGLVNVTHALLPTLIATGEGASIINVGSIAGHWPYPGSHVYGATKAFVKQFSYNLRCDLLGTGVRVTDIAPGLSETEFTLVRTGGNQAASDALYRGTDPLVAEDIAEQMFHVATLPAHVNINRMEIMPTRQAWSPFAVDYDE, translated from the coding sequence ATGACCGATATCGCCTTCATTACCGGCGCCACCTCCGGCTTCGGCCGCGCCGCCGCTCGTCGCTTCGCCAAGGCCGGCTGGGGACTGGTGCTGACCGGGCGCCGACAGGAGCGACTCGAGGCCCTCAAGGAGGAACTGGCTCCGCTGGTGCCGGTGCATATCATGGCGCTGGACGTGCGGGATGCCGAGGCCGTGGCCGCCTCGGTCGAGAGCCTGCCGGCCGAGTTCCGTCCCGTGAAGGCGCTGTTGAACAACGCCGGCCTGGCACTTGCGCCGACACCGGCGCAGCAGAGCGCGCTCGCCGACTGGCAGACCATGATCGATACCAATGTCACCGGCCTGGTCAATGTCACCCATGCGTTGCTGCCGACCCTGATCGCGACCGGCGAGGGCGCGAGCATCATCAACGTCGGCTCGATCGCCGGCCACTGGCCCTACCCGGGCAGCCACGTCTATGGCGCCACCAAGGCCTTCGTCAAGCAGTTCAGCTACAACCTGCGCTGTGACCTGCTGGGCACCGGTGTGCGCGTAACCGATATCGCGCCGGGGCTGTCCGAGACCGAGTTCACCCTGGTGCGCACCGGTGGCAATCAGGCAGCGTCCGATGCGCTCTATCGCGGGACCGATCCGCTGGTGGCCGAGGACATCGCCGAACAGATGTTCCATGTCGCCACCCTGCCAGCCCACGTCAACATCAATCGTATGGAGATCATGCCCACTCGTCAGGCCTGGTCCCCTTTTGCCGTGGATTATGATGAGTGA